TGAAGCTCCGCTGCTTCCGGCCGCAAGCTTGCGGTCTTTTAGCCGATCACCCTCCAGTGCAGAGCTATGCGGAAGGATTCCCTCAGACGCCCCAATTAAGAAGACTACAGGAAACTCTAGCCCCTTTGATTTGTGAATGGTCATTAGTGCGATCCGGTTACCTTGCTCTTTGGTGCCAGGTTGACGATTATGCTCGTTACGCTCCGTAACATTATCTATGAAATCAAGAAAGGCAGGGATGCTGTCGAAACGCGCCGCGGAGGATTCTAGCTCATCTAGCATTTCTTTTAACGTCTCTCGATGCAAGGTCGCTTGATGCCGTTCATTCGCTTCGATGAAATAATCATAGAATTGGGTACGGATCTGACGGATCGCTTGTACCGGGGTCAGGTCACGCATATTCCGGATTAGATCGAGCCGATCTCTTAGCTTGGCCCCCTTGAAGTCTTCCATGCCGGGCATAGACAACAGGTGGATTAAAGGTCCTTGCTTAGGCTGTCTAGCCTCCATTTGGCGGATATGATTCATGCCTTTTTCACGGTTCATATATAGCGTCGGCAGGATATTCTCCATAGCTGCAAAATTCCGCCGATTCACGGAGAGTCGCAAATGATCCACTACCGGAGAGATCAGCCAATGCTCGTACAATAATTGCCCTTCTCCGTAATCAATATAGGGAATATCGCGTAAAAGGAGCAGTTCGAGAACGGCCCGATTGCTGCTCGACGCTCGGTACAACATGGCGAAGTCGCTATATTCTCTTTTGCCGCTAGAGACCTCGTTTAAAATATGCTCGACCATCTGCTCGGCTTCTTCATCTGCAGTTTGCGGACGCATATACCGGGGCTGACTTCCACTGCCTTTTGCGGCTTGCAGGGTTTTGGAACGCCGACGTGTATTGTGCTTGATAATGCCGTTGCCAAGTCCAACGATAGCTGGGCCTGAGCGGTAATTAATATCGAGCGTAATAACTCTTGCTCCCGGATAGAGCTTCTCGAACTCTAAAATGAACTCACTACGCGCTCCGTTGAAGGAATAAATCGTTTGGTCATCGTCACCAACTACCATTAGATTATGCTGTGGGTGAGCGACCATTTTGACAAGTTCGTACTGCAAGGCGTTTGTATCCTGGAACTCATCCACCATCACGTACAGATATCTCATCTGCAATTCCTGCAAAAGCGCCGGACGCTCTCGCAGCATCCGATAAGCGATTAAGAGGACATCATCGAAATCGATTTTGAAATTGTCCTGTTTCCATTGTTCGTATATTTCCAGAATGGATTTCATTTCTTTTTCGGCGGTGGTTCCAGCTGGCAAGTCTTCCACGGTGCCCATGTTCATTTTGCAGGAAGAGAGCAGAGAGAGTAGGGTTTCCGGTGGATAAGCATCCTTCGGCAGCCCGAGCTCACGCATGATCTGCTTCAATAGGATGTGCTGGCGCCGTGTCTCGCTGAAAATCTCCTGCTGCAATCCCT
The window above is part of the Paenibacillus sp. FSL K6-0276 genome. Proteins encoded here:
- a CDS encoding UvrD-helicase domain-containing protein; the protein is MNKLLFHNIPLGATGERIPQAAVASAQTSRELVKREEGDSAYFRRLEEGGILLNRPQIAAVRHHKGPLLTLAGAGSGKTSVLICRTGYLLSVRGISPSQLLLLTFSSKAAAEMRERIALLPGVSTADVARLQARTFHSFFLFFLRRQGLQQEIFSETRRQHILLKQIMRELGLPKDAYPPETLLSLLSSCKMNMGTVEDLPAGTTAEKEMKSILEIYEQWKQDNFKIDFDDVLLIAYRMLRERPALLQELQMRYLYVMVDEFQDTNALQYELVKMVAHPQHNLMVVGDDDQTIYSFNGARSEFILEFEKLYPGARVITLDINYRSGPAIVGLGNGIIKHNTRRRSKTLQAAKGSGSQPRYMRPQTADEEAEQMVEHILNEVSSGKREYSDFAMLYRASSSNRAVLELLLLRDIPYIDYGEGQLLYEHWLISPVVDHLRLSVNRRNFAAMENILPTLYMNREKGMNHIRQMEARQPKQGPLIHLLSMPGMEDFKGAKLRDRLDLIRNMRDLTPVQAIRQIRTQFYDYFIEANERHQATLHRETLKEMLDELESSAARFDSIPAFLDFIDNVTERNEHNRQPGTKEQGNRIALMTIHKSKGLEFPVVFLIGASEGILPHSSALEGDRLKDRKLAAGSSGASSLAALEEERRLAYVAVTRAREELFISSPAQHRGKKAEVSRFMLSAFRSAVSSTAATTVSRTVTTRSLPTSRTAATKTHVVPVWKCTGSSCPGWTRMKAGGAEDHLTSKPCPLCSSPMAKDQREVPV